The Glycine soja cultivar W05 chromosome 4, ASM419377v2, whole genome shotgun sequence genomic sequence TTTGGTTatctaaaaagataaattttccATCGCTATTTCATAAATGTAATATTTCTGATTTTCTTTGTGAAACTTGTGTAAAGGCAAAAAGTCATCATGCTGTGTTTCCTTTAAGCAATAAAAAAACtgatatttctttttcattaattCACACAGATGTTTGGGGCCCTGCCCCACAATCTAtgcataatgaaaaaaaatggtttatcAGTTTTGTTGATGATTGTACTCGGGTAACCTGGGTGTATTTGCTTAAACATAAAAGTGATGTGTGTGATGCGTTTCGTTCCTTTCATCAGATGATAGCTACACAATTTAACGCATATATTAAGGTCATTAGATCAGACAATGGAGGGGGATATTTTAAGACTGAATTAATAGAGTTCATGAACTCTAATGGAATCTTGAATCAAACCACATGTCCTTattcaccacaacaaaatggagtgactgagagaaaaaatagacaTATATTAGAGGTGACAAGATCACTTTTGATAGATGGTAATGTACCATCTCATTTATGGGGTGAGACTATGAGATATGTAGTTTATATGAATAATCGAACCCCTTCTAGTGTGCTTAACTTTAGAGGGCCTCTAGATGTGTTGTCTAATCATTGTATCCTTCCTTCCATGATTTATTTACCACCtcatgtttttggatgtgttATATTTGTTCACTTACACCTACATCAACGTACAAATCTTGAAGAACGAGCTATCAAATGTGGTTTTGTTGGGTATGGATCAACTCAAAAAGGTTATCGTGCTTACCATCCACcatcaaagaaattttatatCTCTATGGATGTGACATTTAATgagcatgattttttttatgttgattcTACACTTCAGGGAGGAAATGAAAGTGAAGTGCATAATCATgatattattatgtttgatatctcagatataaaattatatagtgaaaataaattatcatttgagGATCATTCTACAGGAAGTGAGCCAATCCCAAAGATGGACAATTCTTTTTTGGATAATACAGTGTCttctgatcataaccaattggCTCAATCTTCTCCACAGGTTCGGCTTAACTCTTCAGAGGTACCTTTTGATCCTATCTCTGATAATACTAATCTAGATGAAACCGATCATGAAATTGATCCTTGTCTGTGTGAGACCACTAGCATTCCAAATACTGAGTCTACTATTGTCCAATATAGTCTTCCACCCCGCTCTAATCGTGGTCAACCTCCAGCTAAATATGAACCAGACCTCCAAGCCAAAGTTAAATATCCCATTAGTAAATATGTGTCATATCACAAGTTATCCCAATCATATGCATCATTTGTATCTCAATTATCTTCAATTTCTATTCCTAGTAATATACGGGAAGCTTTGGCAGATCCTAGATGGACCGAAGCAATGGTTGATGAGATGGCAACTTTAGAAAAAAACAACACTTAGGATCTTGTGTCCTTATCAAGAGGGAAGAAAACTGTGGGCTGCAAATGGGTATTTACATTCAAACACAAAGctgatggaactattgagaggTATAAAGCATGACTTGTGGCTAAAGGTTACACTCAGTCTTATGGTGTAGATTACCAAGAGACGTTCGCATCGGTAGCCAAGCTCAACATTGTGAGAATACTTTTGTCGCTAGCGGCAAATCAAGATTGGCCTCTTCTACAATTTGATGTGAAAAATGTTTTCCTACATGGAgaaattttagaagaaatttaTATGGATTCCCCACCCGGCATGACAGATTCAAATGGAATGAAGGTTTGCAAATTAAAGAAGGTTCTATATGGATTAAAACAATTCCCAAGAGCATGGTTTGCTTTTGGCTATAGAACAAGTAACTCTGATCACACCTTATTTTTGaagagaggaaaaggaaaaaattacaGCTTTGATTatatatgtagatgacatgattgttaCAGGAAATGACCAAGATGAGATTTCTAGTCTGCAACAATACTTTGCATCTGAATTTGGGATGGAACAACTTGGAAACctcaaatattttttgggtaTTGAAGTAGCTAGATCAAAACATGGTATTTTTCTATGCCAAAGAAAATATACTCTTGACTTACTATCGGAGACTAGGCTGCTTGGAGGAAAACCAGTTGATACACCAATTGAACAAAATCATAAACTCTTTCAATGCTCAAATTCAGCAAGCATAGACAGAGGGAGATACCAAAGGCTGGTaggaaaactaatttatttgtCCCATACACGTCCATATATTACCTATGCAGTGAGTGTCGTTAGTCAATTTATGCATGACCCACAAAAGCTTCATATGGATGCAGTCGAGAGAATTTTGAGATATTTGAAGTCCACTCCTGAAAAAGGAATTTTGTTCTCAAATCATGGAAACTTGAAGGTAGAAGGGTACACGGATGCAGATTAGGCAGGTTCAAAAGATGATAGAAGATCTACCTCTGGATACTTTACTTTTGTAGGAGGAAATCTTGTAACTTGGAGGAATAAAAAACAGACCGTAGTAGCAAGATCTAGTGCTGAAGCAGAATTCATAGGCATGACACTCGATGTATGTGAACTTTTGTGGGTTAAAAATGTACTATCAGATTTGGGTTTTAAACCAAATGAAACTATGAGTTTGTACTGTGACAATATGTCGGCCATAGCAATTGTTCACAATCCTGTCCATGATTGAACAAAGCATGTGGAGATTGATAGACATTTCATCAAAGAGAAGCTTGAAGCTGGAATAATTTCCTTTCCCTTTGTAAGATCTGAATTGCAGTTGGCTGATGTTCTCACCACAGAAGTGTCAAACAGAGTGTTTAATGAGTCTATTCAAGTTGGGAATGTGTGATATCCATGCACCAACTTGAGTGGGGTCTTAAGATATGTCAAATATTCTATTAGCTAATATTAAGCAATCAAATATTATGTTAGCTGTAATTTAGGCTTTATTACAGCTGAGGTAATTTGTGTAGTTTTCATTCCTTTAATAGATGAGGAATTATAGGATCCTTGTATATATATACAACATTATTCTAAGTAACTATACAGTAACCTAATAGAGTTAGACTGAAGGATGAAAGTTTGGGTATTTAGAAAATGCAAGAACGAAAAGTGGTGGTTTTAAAAGTCAGGCAAAAACCAAGAATTGATAattttatagggactaaaaacacTATTAATCCTTTTTTTCTCCCTTGCCATAGGCAAATGCATATGATATCACTAGATGTTATAGTCTTAGTCATTGTTGTGGTCCTGtaactattttcttttgattgaaattttttgCTCTATTTATCTTCAAAAACTTTGATTAAAAGGAGAGGAAGCATTAGAAATGTACATAgtacaaaatatttgtttacaATTTTAAGGGAAATCTCTGTTCAGTGCTTTTGTAACATAACTCGTTTGATGAATTTGCCTTTAAGCACACTAGAATGTCAATACTAATTACATTTATTTCACTAATTATTCATATGAAAATATAGCATTTTGAACCTGttttaatgaagaaaaatataacaatttgtgCTATTGTTTGAATGATAATTACATGCAACCAAAGGAAATTGTAGCTGAAAGCAAATTATTCATTTGAGCTCTGAAATAATGAGAtaagatataaattataatatcatgAACATCCAGTGCTCAATACATTGTTCTTCAATTTTGTAATctgttaattatttatactatttatgTAACATTTGTTTTTGTAGGAAAATTTAACCTGGGGAAACTGTACGAGAAGATCGGCTTTAACAAAGAAATTATATCAAGGGGAAGATATGCTGAGCTCCTTGCTGCTGAGCAACGTCCTTTCAGGTAAATATTGTTTCTTCATTTCCTTGTTTAGAGATTCTAGTGGATAAGGAGAGAATATTAGGCAGTGTATGAGTGTAATGTGCCATTTGATATCTCAACAGTTAAGCACTCTATCATTAAGAAGCAAAGATGTTACATATACTTTCTTAGTAGTTTCcatcttaaattatttaaagaaaaaaatcactaCAAGTTATCTTAAAACATTAATATCCTGAAAATAGTCTGTACAGTGTACTCAGTTATACTTATGGGCTGGGGCTTCATAGTAGTCCAATTGTTCGTAGTTGCAAGTGTTTTGCTATTTGCTTTTCTTCCTTACCTTTATTtttgatgaattaaaaaatgataatgaggATAGGTTACTTCAATTCTACCAATCAGTGTGCCAGTCACATACCTGGGACCCAAAAGGCATATTGGATTGCCTCCAGCTTATTCACTCAAGATTTTTCAGCATGGAGGCTTACTTAACTGAGGTCTCTAGGTTCTATGGATCTCCCTTTCGGAGTGATGATCACCGAGGAAGATTACTAATGAAGGGATGATTCGAATCCTGCACTTGGGAAGTGCAAAATCTCTATAAACTTTGAACTAGTTCAGCCAGCCTGAATTGGCTTTTTGTGCATTCACCAAAATCCCCCTTTTTGTTGGGGAGACGGCCATATCATGAGTAGCATTAGTTGGACCCCATTTTggcttcaatatatttttaattcttgtcACCAATTATTAGGAATGTTTACTCCGCCAAGAAGTTGACTGTGATAGACTTTAGATAAATCTGGCATGGATTGCCGTGTACTGATGTATGTAGTTGACACTTGACAGTAGCAACAATTGTAGGGTTCCCTTTCCATGATCTCTGAAAAGAAGGATCAAGGCATCCCTGAAATTTCCTTGATATTTGATAGCAATTATTGCAAGGAAAATCCACTGTACAATGAACAATCTCACTATCTGTTACCATCTGGGCACTACAACATATAACCTAAGGAGGCAGAGTTTCTGCTGCCATttatgatttcaattttttctttcctgTAAATCTTTTATTCATGGGCTTTACAGAATTACagggttgttatttttctattatatcaGAGAACACTACATGCTTCACTTCCGAGACAGacaaatataaacttttttcgattttcttgttttggtacAGACCAGATGAAGCAGAGCTATTTGCCAAATCTGCTCAGCATGCTTATAAACAATTTCGAGACAAGGCAGCTTCATCCAGATCAATGActgtatgttttaaatttaacaagCTAATCCCATGCTTTTCGTTCATCCTTCTGGTAGATCTTTTTCACAGGCTAACAGCTAGTATACTGTCACTAGGTAGAAAAGATGGAGGAGTTTGCACAGGGAAGGGTTTGGACTGGTAAGGATGCAGCTTTGCGTGGTTTAGTTGATGCTATTGGTGGCCTTTCTCGAGCTATTGCCATAGCAAAAATGAAGGCTGATATACCTCAAGACAGACAGGTAGGTTTGAAacctttatttttgttatatgaaTGTCATGTACAAGTATAGATACAAAACATGGTGGTTATGCTTGAGTTTTGCCAGGTTACACTTGTGGAGATCTCTAGAGCCAGCCCTTCTCTACCCGAGATTTTGTTAGGCGTAGGGAGTTCCCTCGTTGGAGCTGACAGAACGGCAAAGGAACTGCTTCAGGGCTTGACATTTTCTGATGGAGTTCAAGCCCGGATGGATGGAATAAAGTTTCAGACATTGGAAGAATATCCTTTTGGCAACCCTATTTTGTCAATAATAAAAGACATCCTCAGTTCCCTATAGCTGTCCATAgttcattttaatcattttgtCTCACTATATTCATATAGTTTTTCCTATATGTTGTGTCAAGGGGCAATAGACGAGAAAGGTTTCCTCTGTATCTTGTTCTGTTTCTTCAAATGTCTCCCTCAAAACCCTTGTAAATGCATGATGTAAAGATGGAAAGTTCAAAGCGTTGTTTTACGTATCAACTCAGACGGAATTTCTTGTCCTCTGCGTGTTTGTCTTTGATTTTTCCTATAATGCTCATACAGCCCTTCCTATCCTCGTAATATTTAAGGttactcttctttttttttactgtgcATTTGGACAAACGTTAAAAGGTAATGTTTTATGTGTGTTTTTTGCTTAATTGCACACTACGGTCACGTGTTCCAATTTTTGCACATCAAAACGTCTTTTTGCAAAAATTGGTAACAAAATAGTGTtatgctttttctttttaacttttttagtgACGCCAACATTAGGAAAATTAAACTTGAGTGATAATATTTGTGAAATGAAAGTTAAGTAAGGGTGATAAAACAGGTTGGCCTCTTGCTCCGCTGCCAGCCAGCAAAAAAATAGGTTAACCCATCCAGTCTCGGTGTTAGTATGCTTTATTTTTGTCGGATTGGCAGGTTGACATGTCaaactttaaatataagaaaaaaataaataataaatacattttaattaattttatcttttataaatataaaatttatttaaaaattgaatgtattatcttaaatttttaataataatttatttagacaaaaaataaattaattaaaagttaataaatatatgtataaaatatcaaaataaatattaagttattgtttaataaaaaaataggttgGTGGGttgatccattttacttttctcaatttattttgggtgttgctaggtgcaccctaTTTCCTTAATCCTGAAAATGTCCCTACCTGGTTTTCCTTTTTAAGTTGgtgtttgtgttgtttttttttttttttacacttttatgaTTTTGTGCTCCGGTTTCTCCCTTTGGTGTTAGTTTTCCATTATTGAGAGAGATAGCGGTTCGGTGGAGGTGAAATTGTTACTGGTTGGTGATTGTTGCAATTATTGGTTCGATTTCGTCAAAGGTATACATTTATCTGGTTTTTCTGGCTAACTGGTGTTCCagtagatttgatttttttcacaTACGGATGAAGTTCATCCGTAAGATGTATACGGATGAAGTAGATCCGTAAGTACGATTGAAAGCATACGGATGTAGTTCATCCGTatgagttatttatttatttttaaattccttaaagttttaattattaatatgttaaattaatgattcggtccctatagtttgatagtgtttttttagtccctataatgtAAACTTTTTTgcaaattatgaattatttagttattacaaattatatatagtataagtatataatttaattatttagctacaaattagttataaattataattttttttgtattacttGGTAATATATATgtagttaatttattttgataatatttatcaaattttgatggtaaggactaaaatggaattaaaatataaagtatagggACTAATATAAGATTTTTGTTTATTGATATATATCACTATGAATTTTAGTTTGTATAATATGGTGTGCACTAAAAGAGTATGTAGACTTGTGTATGATGTCAAAATTTTTGATTTGTTGTTAAGATgaacgaagatcaatggatgcATGACAGTATAATGCCtaaagaagttgatatggatgatcaaaatgaacaagaatgtggtgtgaatgaaccacatgttgattgttcggatGCGTTTAATACTTCTTAGGTAATAATGTTCGTTATTGTGAGTGATTTCATAAAATGAATATGTTGTAGAAAACTAAAATTGCCTGGATTGCGTTGTAGGTGTTTGATACctgagatgatgttttgcagtggGCTTGATCAGTTGCTCataaaaatggatttgttgTAATCATTATGAGGTCTGACACAGACTGATAGTAGAGGAAGgagttcatttgtgttaattggttgtgaaaggagtggtcagtataggtgtaggaagaaagaatttgttagaagagataCTGGAAGTAGGAAATGTGagtgtcccttcaagcttcgtgGAAAACCAGTGATTGGAGggcaaggttggatggtgaagttgatgtgTGGgtttcataatcatgaattggccaagtcattagATGGACATCCATGCGCTGGGCAATTAACTAAGGATGAGAAGacaattattgctgatatgaccaAGTCAATGGTTaaaccaagaaacattctgctaacgttgaaggagcacaatgccaatagttgtacaacaatcaaacaaatatacaatgtaaGAAGTGCATACTATTCTTCCATTAGAGGAagtgatactgaaatgcaacatctaatgaagcttcttgaacgggATCAATATATTCGTTGGCATAAattaaaggatgaagacgtgtttcatgatatattttggtgtcaccctgatgcagtgaagttatgcaatgcatgtcatttgGTGTTTTTCATAGACattacctacaaaacaaacaggtacaaactcccactacttgactttgttggggtgacaccaacGGGAATGACATTCTTTgttgggtttgcatatctgaaGGGTGAACGTGTTAATAATGTGGTATGGGCTTTAGAACGGTTTCGAGGTCTATTTTTAAGATGTGATGGCCTCGCTATAGTTATTATGACTGCCAGAGACctaacattgatgaatgcagtgaaaattgTGTTCCCTGAGTGTATaaacttgttgtgcaggtttcacatTGAGAAGAATGTCAAGGCCAAATGTAAATCCCTAAttggtcaaaaaaatatttgggagTATGTCATGGATGCTTGGGGAAGTCTGGTTGATTTTCCTTCCAAACAACAGTTCCATGAATGtcttaagaagtttgaaatttcttgttcaccttggccaatgtttgttgacaaTGTTAATGATACATGGATaatcccccacaaggaaaaatttgctATAGCCTGGATGAATAAGatgatgcacttaggaaacacaacaacaaacaggtattaaaaTGTTCAACCTTTTCTAGTAAGGTTAATGAATTCatggaatttaattaatgtatatgtttattgtttattgttttttgtgtatttgaaatgtagggttgaatctgctcattGAGCTTTAAAAAGAGTATTACTTTATAGCCTTAGAGACCTATGTAGTATTTGGGATGCACATGAACAATATGATCACGCTGTAGCATactgaaattaaagcatcctttgaaacaagtacacatgtggtaACCAATTTCActttcaatgtatgcaattgaaaaatgatgacgatgttaacacaatgttaatgtgtaatcatcaatttttgtgtgttggtccgattgagttattatgcatcattggtagaacaccagatggtatattaaacttacttgaagcCACTATGATtcctactcatgatgccctgCTATATTACAACGGGAGACGGAACATGCAACGCCAACATGAGTTTGTCGGTTactcgttcacaggaaaaaattcaaaaaagttTTACATTCCTTTTGGATGTATcatcgatgaactgaaggatttgatcaagcaagttgcacctcatgggattcccccttatggtattaatgaatcacaaacggtaagacgattgttttttTGACAACCTAGCCACTATGAGTATTCAGATaaagttatcaaatttgaaattattgagctGAAAACTAACGATGACGTGCTAAAGGTCTTAGTACAGTCTAATTACTGGAAACAatttgggccaatagaaattttagctgtttttAGTAAAAAGGTAATGGAAATGGAAGACGACGTGTCTCGGTCGCAACATGATTCAATGCAAAATTAGTATTACTTAATTGTAGTTTttcatgcaaattttatttctttccactatgttgaagttaatgtaatgtttgaaTTCGTGTCCATTAGCAAATGAAACcgtatgattattatttttaaagcttttaattgttttgcactttttaaaaatacttgacTGAAAGCAAAATTCTgaatgtcaaaaaaataataatttacccAAACGTcaatgctaataaaattttatgttcatggttcacctaaatcaacaaatttGGTATTCATTGGAAGCTTGATATCAAAATTGGTCAACataaagagaaatgaatcagtgAACAAACCCTTTTGTTGTGTATGTGACCATTCTattccaaataataataataataataatactaataattctatttttaatttgaagtcAAACATGTAACAACTTTTCTTTCACATAAACGATTAAACATGATCGTGCTAAAAATTACGTTAAGTTAGATAAATTTtagatcaataataaaaaaaaatatttaaccaaGCTTAAACTTAAAAGGAAGACACACACAACTagaataaacatcaaataaaagttataaccaaaataatgtaacaaatacaaaatgttagggaaaaaaaatattttcaaatacaagACAATTATAAACATCATCTACGACTGATCCGTGCACCGTCTTCGTTGCGCCCTAACATAAACACTTCCATCTGTTGTGACACCCCTAGCGATCATGATGCAGTCTTCCATAACCTCATGTATCTCTGTGCCTACAGTGACTATCCTTAGGTTGAGTAAACGCTCCAACCTTTCTGCAATCGCTTGGCACGCATCCTATCACAttcaaaaaaaatcatatacaatTACAGTAactgaaataaataacatttaataaaacattaaagcaAGTCatcttaccactgcatgtctaggTTGCTCCACATCAGAAGGTGCATGTGAAGGTCCAGCTTCTGGTGTCGTAGGGACCACAGGGATATTTGGCTCCACATATGTGTCATGGTGTGGGATAGGTGGATGTCTGGGCGGATCAACTGCCTGTGTCGGTGTGATGAACGAATGAGAGATCCTGAAGAACCAATCCATGTAATCTGGTACATACTGGCCAAGCATAAGACAAATTTGTCCCCCTGCTGCTAGATGGTCCGAGTAATGCATCCACCTGTTGTCAATATCTTCAAATGACAAACTGGCACCCGTAAGTAGTGGAGGAATGGTCTGAATGTATCCAAATTGTCACACCATCCTCTCTGGTCGATGTGTGACCACAACAGGGTCCCATCTAAGCTCACCCTGAAAGCATGAAATGAGGTCAAACGCCCTAACTCCTCGATGCTCACCATAAGGCATCCAACATACATCAAGGATCATCAGTGCATCTATACGTGTCTGGTACGTCGAAGCTGGGAATCCCTTCGAATAAGCCTTCGTAGTAAGCCACCAGCAGGCACGTGGTGACATCTCATCATACTCTGGATCAATCACGCTCTCATGAACAGTGGGAAAATGCTCATATATCCAACACTACACACATTACATCAACATAAAAGAAATGccaaataaacatatttaaaacatatttaaatcataatccaatttaacatattaaaaacataaaatttacctGTAATAAAGTGATGTAACCAGCAAGCTGTCGACCGCTGCTTTTACAAGCatcattcaaatgatcatacGTATGCACTAGGGCGACAACTCCCCATGCATAGCTTCCACTCTGACTGAAGTCTCAAAAAGCGTCTAAAAATACTACATGAACatgtgttgcactcttgttagcaaaaagagtaCAACCTAACAAGTGTAGGAGATACGCATGAGCTACAACAATCCAAAATTCATTGAACATTGCTTGCAGTATTGATGATTccgttttctttatttattaaaaattattattaatgaaaatatgttttcaattattttcgaagtaaaaaacttaaacaacaaataaatatagtttctaaattttaaagataagaAAGCACGCTATCAAATagttcttcattttatttttcatttaagttttttaagatAGAAAGCTAGCAGGATCTTTCAATCTTGACTCGCAGTGGtttgtttaagaaaaat encodes the following:
- the LOC114410778 gene encoding uncharacterized protein LOC114410778 — translated: MFNEFWIVVAHAQSGSYAWGVVALVHTYDHLNDACKSSGRQLAGYITLLQCWIYEHFPTVHESVIDPEYDEMSPRACWWLTTKAYSKGFPASTYQTRIDALMILDVCWMPYGEHRGVRAFDLISCFQGELRWDPVVVTHRPERMAVDPPRHPPIPHHDTYVEPNIPVVPTTPEAGPSHAPSDVEQPRHAVDACQAIAERLERLLNLRIVTVGTEIHEVMEDCIMIARGVTTDGSVYVRAQRRRCTDQS